One stretch of Chitinophaga pendula DNA includes these proteins:
- a CDS encoding TolC family protein: protein MNRYIIYTCLFLYQFISVTGVSQVHPDTVALSLPEVVELAKSASIASKQALTTRETKYWEYRTYRSNYQPQLSLSGTLPGYKKTFTEVLQPDGTIKFQSVHNNNSSLDLSFSQSIAATGGTIFGTTQLQRFDDFDRKNDPLYNSTPFGIGYNQPLFQFNQLRWDRKIAPLKYKESVQAFTEDMEQIAIQASSYYFVLLLAQVNQQIAETNLVNTRNILRIANEKYKLGKLSRNEILQLQLEQLKSEKAAGVARRDREIASLNLRSYIGMQHMDKILLLLPGTQTRMQVSIDKALTEAYENRSDATAFIRRVAEARRDVAKARGENGLNATLKMQLGYSKSGSSISQAYRSPQEQQEVQVAFTIPILDWGRSKSRTKTAEANLQFTNYAVEQDKQTFAQEILTQVTLYDMMRGQVLLTADADSIASEKYRIAEEKYILGNFGITDLSIAFQEKDQAKRDHIMALRDLWSSYYQLRYLSLYDFEQQQKITYQKKYTSTDF, encoded by the coding sequence ATGAACCGATATATTATTTATACCTGCTTATTCCTATACCAGTTTATATCTGTTACTGGGGTCTCGCAAGTACACCCGGACACTGTAGCATTAAGTCTGCCTGAAGTGGTGGAGCTGGCTAAATCGGCATCCATCGCTTCGAAGCAGGCGCTTACGACGCGGGAGACCAAGTACTGGGAATACCGGACGTACCGGTCGAACTATCAGCCACAGTTGTCATTGAGCGGGACATTGCCCGGGTATAAGAAAACCTTTACGGAGGTATTGCAGCCGGATGGTACGATCAAGTTCCAATCGGTGCATAACAACAACTCTTCGCTTGATCTCTCCTTCAGCCAAAGCATCGCTGCGACGGGTGGTACTATTTTCGGTACTACCCAGCTGCAGCGGTTTGATGATTTTGACCGGAAGAATGATCCATTGTATAACAGTACGCCATTTGGGATCGGCTATAACCAGCCATTGTTCCAGTTCAACCAGTTGCGATGGGATCGGAAGATAGCGCCATTGAAGTATAAGGAGAGTGTACAGGCATTTACGGAGGATATGGAGCAGATTGCGATACAGGCCAGCAGTTATTATTTCGTGTTGTTGCTGGCGCAGGTGAACCAGCAGATTGCGGAGACTAATTTGGTGAATACGCGTAACATCCTGCGTATTGCCAATGAGAAGTACAAGTTGGGTAAGCTATCGCGCAATGAGATATTGCAATTGCAGCTGGAGCAGCTGAAGTCGGAGAAGGCGGCGGGGGTTGCGCGCAGGGACCGGGAGATTGCCTCATTGAATCTGCGATCGTATATAGGTATGCAGCATATGGACAAGATATTATTGTTATTACCTGGTACACAGACGAGGATGCAGGTATCTATTGACAAGGCGTTGACGGAGGCTTATGAGAACCGTAGTGATGCGACGGCATTTATCCGCCGGGTGGCGGAAGCGAGGCGGGATGTGGCGAAGGCACGTGGGGAGAACGGGTTGAATGCGACGCTGAAGATGCAGCTAGGTTATTCCAAGAGTGGCAGTAGTATTTCGCAAGCGTACCGGTCGCCGCAGGAGCAGCAGGAGGTGCAGGTTGCCTTTACGATACCGATACTGGACTGGGGGCGGTCGAAGTCGCGGACGAAGACCGCGGAGGCCAACTTACAGTTCACCAACTATGCAGTGGAGCAGGACAAGCAGACCTTTGCGCAGGAGATACTGACACAGGTAACATTGTATGACATGATGCGGGGGCAGGTATTATTGACGGCGGACGCAGATAGTATTGCCAGTGAGAAGTACCGTATCGCGGAGGAAAAGTATATATTGGGGAACTTCGGCATTACGGATCTCAGCATTGCTTTTCAGGAGAAGGACCAGGCGAAGCGGGATCATATCATGGCTTTACGAGACCTGTGGAGTTCCTATTACCAGTTACGTTATCTATCGCTTTATGATTTTGAGCAACAGCAGAAGATCACTTATCAAAAAAAATATACATCAACCGACTTTTAA